Proteins encoded by one window of Procambarus clarkii isolate CNS0578487 chromosome 92, FALCON_Pclarkii_2.0, whole genome shotgun sequence:
- the LOC123774927 gene encoding uncharacterized protein, with translation MAVMTTCCCCFSTRNGSVAVGIICLVVAFCGSVGFCFALINVDEVTYTLDIYYQVYKEALKANLTEPRLLLIESLVGVQTIIDHIQTIFIAGLVFYGIYTFASLFMAYGSCTSIRSLLLPWIVLEMVPFVIQVAGIVVLFVYGKDDPTFSKGGVYIISGLINIICFVIHVYWWMCPVAHYQSLKEEDTVVEALVPQSHPMYPTVLMKY, from the exons ATGGCGGTCATGACAACATGCTGCTGTTGCTTCTCCACGCGCAACGGCTCCGTCGCCGTAGGGATCATCTGCTTG GTGGTGGCGTTCTGTGGGTCGGTGGGGTTCTGCTTCGCCCTCATCAACGTCGACGAGGTCACCTACACGCTTGACATCTACTACCAGGTCTACAAGGAAGCCCTCAAAGCCAACCTCACTGAACCGAGGCTTCTTCTAATCGAGTCACTCGTCGGGGTTCAAACCATCATCGACC ACATCCAGACAATCTTCATCGCGGGTCTCGTTTTCTATGGTATCTACACCTTCGCTTCCCTCTTCATGGCATACGGCTCTTGCACG AGTATACGATCATTGCTGCTGCCATGGATAGTGTTGGAGATGGTGCCATTCGTGATCCAGGTGGCTGGCATTGTGGTCCTCTTCGTGTATGGGAAGGATGATCCGACCTTCTCCAAGGGCGGTGTTTACATTATTTCTGGACTCATCAACATCATTTGTTTCG TTATCCACGTGTATTGGTGGATGTGTCCAGTGGCGCACTACCAGAGCCTGAAGGAAGAGGACACGGTGGTGGAGGCTCTTGTTCCACAATCCCACCCTATGTATCCTACCGTCCTCATGAAGTACTAA
- the LOC138359651 gene encoding S-antigen protein-like has protein sequence MSVGPFPPRGPYWPGSQGPWRPLGAKGPGGHWGPRALEATGGQGPWSPLGAKDPEGLWGPRALEATGGQGPWRPLGAKDPEGLWGPRALETTGSQGPRGPLGAKDPGGHWGPRTLEATGSQGPRGPLGAKDPGGHWGPRTLEATGGQGPWRPLRAKDRARPTVATT, from the coding sequence ATGTCTGTGGGGCCCTTTCCCCCTAGGGGGCCATACTGGCCTGGGAGCCAAGGGCCCTGGAGGCCACTGGGGGCCAAGGGCCCTGGAGGCCACTGGGGGCCAAGGGCCCTGGAGGCCACTGGGGGCCAAGGGCCCTGGAGCCCACTGGGGGCCAAGGACCCTGAAGGCCTTTGGGGGCCAAGGGCCCTGGAGGCCACTGGGGGCCAAGGACCCTGGAGGCCACTGGGAGCCAAGGACCCTGAAGGCCTTTGGGGGCCAAGGGCCCTGGAGACCACTGGGAGCCAAGGACCCCGGGGGCCACTGGGGGCCAAGGACCCTGGAGGCCACTGGGGGCCAAGGACCCTGGAGGCCACTGGGAGCCAAGGACCCCGGGGGCCACTGGGGGCCAAGGACCCTGGAGGCCACTGGGGGCCAAGGACCCTGGAGGCCACTGGGGGCCAAGGACCCTGGAGGCCACTTAGGGCCAAGGACCGAGCCCGGCCCACAGTGGCCACCACTTAA